The proteins below come from a single Tigriopus californicus strain San Diego chromosome 3, Tcal_SD_v2.1, whole genome shotgun sequence genomic window:
- the LOC131878107 gene encoding heat shock protein 26-like isoform X1, whose translation MADWRPNSSKRVPIRMNDFSLIDAEFGNMRERFDAEMRKMEVDMDKFRSDALDRESSLFKNSSSHSSHKVQSSSMMRKTVNGKDVFDERSSFQSSSSSGDPKGEVIPGSGLGRHSNWLQGPKSPLIQDTEAGQKELKLRFDVSQYSPEEIMVKTVDNKLLVHAKHEEKGGGRNVFREYNREFLLPDGTDPETIRSSLSQDGILTVEAPLPQPALTHKK comes from the exons ATGGCGGACTGGCGGCCCAATTCATCGAAGCGGGTTCCCATTCGAATGAACGATTTCTCGCTCATTGATGCCGAATTCGGCAACATGCGAGAGAGATTTGATGCTGAAATGAGGAAAATGGAGGTGGATATGGATAAATTTCGGTCGGATGCATTGGATCGGGAGTCCAGTTTGTTCAAGAACTCGTCCAGTCACTCAAG CCACAAGGTCCAAAGCTCTTCCATGATGAGAAAAACCGTCAATGGGAAAGACGTATTTGATGAACGATCCTCGTTCCAAAG TTCCTCATCTTCCGGTGATCCCAAAGGCGAGGTCATCCCTGGATCCGGATTGGGTCGCCACTCGAATTGGCTCCAAGGACCAAAATCCCCGTTGATCCAGGATACGGAAGCTGGTCAAAAAGAACTGAAGCTGCGATTTGATGTCAGTCAATATTCCCCGGAAGAAATCATGGTCAAGACAGTCGACAACAAACTACTG GTTCATGCTAAACATGAGGAAAAAGGAGGGGGTCGCAATGTGTTCCGAGAATACAATCGTGAGTTCTTATTGCCGGATGGTACGGATCCAGAAACCATACGATCATCTCTGT
- the LOC131878381 gene encoding uncharacterized protein LOC131878381: MALIMGTFQFIGLIVLLMVAICQIFDHVPSHNGLNFGSSVSLEHGRKMGQFHQSRQQILVRSQSLHDPLSNDKRSSPKTPNDDPMRKRRDLQWSNGRRSLQSGSGGMPPKFGQKFEARVRIRDLDSQETFQFLEEILDDSVTLRLIPTSSTEKQHTCAYSRASGLGHKISGIYCEPTVNLPNKCFELSRTTNGVTSSRQFQIIPLVDLLQSISNLGSNFSSSTFGFQEFHLWNVVLQNLQIEGIFLQTRERLVPFSIRVTKNDIVPTKNVHESPLAAFRASTGYLPSSNLEYTIDTFTVMTPEREAEIRKQAAWSPAPLGVFCPRPDIYRRLVPTIPEHFSTVIETVDKNDALISYSEQSYDFENKIVSMQFSPRPHKVQQPIFFTRLSSAYDDFGINTRAFTVIHDFNTGIQYTLNKRSGNCSTQEIPLTSPDLELSESSHIRLKHAKDLLDVDPLQFMYSGERILRGANCDVWVAEESSSLGYQTTELYFTRPDWNVFIEEINAHQELPMGIRTCYATNKTDATFNYCLMSHYIEFNPTKPSWRHFDIASCVHPKERLFLKVSLDVTYNQLIQFNLQTSKNSIQNALADLAKVSPLRIIDIHMLSSKLPDSGIDVWFVLLEKIKFPHNEHESAQMPVLTRRVQVQINMADAYRNLALALSQREVAVKLKVSNERELLAHLKRQSLKISSADSHPGAVGLGRPGSIHNFLRAHYTAGSMAGLGFSMAIFGISLGIFLGFLLWKRRIGMVPYYLQS; encoded by the exons ATGGCGCTAATAATGGGcacctttcaattcattggGTTAATCGTACTGCTCATGGTGGCAATTTGTCAAATCTTTGACCACGTTCCCTCGCACAATGGACTCAACTTTGGATCCTCCGTTTCATTGGAACACGGTAGGAAAATGGGTCAATTCCATCAATCTCGGCAGCAGATCCTCGTAAGGTCTCAATCTCTACATGATCCCTTGAGCAATGACAAAAGATCATCACCGAAGACTCCAAATGATGATccaatgaggaagaggcgcgaccttcagtggtccaatGGTCGGAGAAGCCTCCAAAGTGGGTCAGGGGGGATGCCACCCAAATTTGGACAG AAATTCGAGGCCCGCGTTCGGATTCGAGATCTGGACAGTCAAGAAACTTTCCAGTTTCTGGAAGAGATCCTGGACGACAGTGTAACACTGAGACTGATCCCAACGAGTTCTACGGAGAAACAGCACACTTGTGCCTATAGTCGAGCTTCTGGCCTTGGTCACAAGATCTCTG GAATCTATTGTGAGCCCACAGTCAATCTTCCCAATAAGTGCTTCGAACTTTCCCGTACAACCAATGGAGTCACCAGTTCCAGACAATTCCAAATCATTCCCTTGGTCGATCTTCTTCAATCCATCTCCAATTTGGGTTCGAATTTCAGCAGCTCCACTTTTGGCTTTCAAGAGTTCCATCTTTGGAACGTAGTCcttcaaaacttgcagatCGAAGGGATCTTTCTGCAAACGAGAGAGAGGCTCGTGCCCTTTTCCATTCGCGTGAcgaaaaatg ACATAGTTCCAACGAAAAATGTCCATGAGAGCCCCTTGGCAGCCTTCAGAGCCTCCACAGGGTACCTGCCAAGTTCAAACTTGGAGTATACCATTGACACATTTACCGTAATGACTCCAGAGAGGGAGGCTGAGATCCGCAAGCAAGCAGCCTGGTCACCAGCTCCTTTGGGAGTGTTCTGCCCTCGACCAGATATCTATCGTAGATTGGTCCCGACGATCCCGGAACATTTCTCGACCGTCATTGAGACAGTGGACAAG aaTGATGCCCTGATTTCGTACTCCGAACAGAGTTATGATTTCGAGAACAAGATCGTGTCCATGCAATTCTCACCAAGGCCGCACAAAGTTCAGCAACCCATATTCTTCACACGCCTATCATCTGCTTATGATGATTTCGGTATCAATACCCGGGCATTCACCGTGATTCATGATTTCAACACCGGGATTCAGTACACACTCAATAAACGAAGCGGGAATTGTAGCACCCAAGAGATCCCATTGACCAGTCCGGACCTGGAATTGTCAGAGTCCTCACATATCCGGTTGAAACATGCCAAGGATCTCTTGGATGTAGATCCTCTGCAATTTATGTATTCTGGAGAG AGAATTCTCAGAGGAGCCAATTGTGATGTCTGGGTGGCTGAGGAGTCCAGTTCTCTAGGGTATCAAACCACGGAGTTGTATTTCACTCGACCCGATTGGAATGTCTTCATTGAGGAGATCAATGCTCATCAAGAGCTTCCAATGGGAATCCGAACTTGTTACGCAACAAAT AAAACTGACGCCACTTTTAATTACTGCCTTATGAGCCACTATATTGAGTTCAATCCAACGAAACCGAGTTGGCGACATTTTGATATCGCGAGTTGTGTTCATCCTAAAGAAAGGCTTTTCTTAAAAGTTTCATTGGATG TGACATACAACCAGCTCATCCAATTCAACCTTCAAACTTCCAAAAACTCCATTCAAAATGCTCTTGCAGATCTGGCCAAAGTTTCGCCACTCAGAATTATTGATATTCAC ATGCTCAGCTCAAAGCTCCCAGATTCGGGTATCGATGTTTGGTTTGTCCTCTTGGAGAAGATAAAGTTTCCCCACAATGAGCACGAGTCAGCTCAAATGCCCGTTTTGACACGGAGAGTCCAAGTGCAGATCAACATGGCTGACGCCTACCGAAATCTAGCTTTGGCACTTAGCCAACGCGAGGTTGCTGTCAAATTAAAAGTCTCCAACGAGCGAGAATTG TTGGCCCATTTGAAGCGTCAATCCCTGAAAATATCATCAGCGGATTCCCATCCGGGCGCCGTGGGCTTGGGAAGACCCGGGTCTATTCATAACTTTCTGCGAGCTCACTACACAGCCGGATCCATGGCCGGCCTGGGGTTTTCCATGGCCATTTTTGGCATCAGTCTGGGAATCTTTTTGGGCTTCTTGCTTTGGAAACGAAGAATCGGTATGGTGCCGTATTATCTCCAATCCTGA
- the LOC131877555 gene encoding uncharacterized protein LOC131877555, which produces MHSGIVVYLLILGLVTIDQTLGKPEESMNLDSEEGILDETQLEELMKEILNDVEVLGKRDDFSRILRGPSTFSRILRSPNTFSRILRSPSTFSRILRSSFSRIHRDPTTFSRILREQPDPNQLKRESFSRILRTPGFNRISKSNPHSRIL; this is translated from the exons ATGCACTCAGGAATAGTTG TTTATTTATTGATCCTGGGTTTGGTGACCATCGACCAGACTTTGGGCAAACCTGAAGAATCAATGAATCTAGATTCCGAAGAGGGAATTTTAGATGAGACTCAGTTAGAGGAACTCATGAAAGAAATCCTCAACGATGTGGAAGTATTGGGCAAGCGAGACGATTTTTCGAGGATCTTACGTGGACCTTCCACCTTCTCCAGGATTCTCCGGAGTCCCAACACGTTCTCAAGAATTCTGAGGAGCCCTTCCACTTTCTCTAGGATATTGCGATCTAGTTTCTCCCG AATTCATCGCGACCCTACCACGTTTTCCCGAATCCTTAGGGAACAACCAGATCCCAATCAGCTGAAGCGAGAATCCTTCTCTCGAATTTTGAGGACTCCAGGGTTCAACAGGATTTCCAAGAGCAATCCTCACTCAAGAATCCTCTAA